Proteins encoded within one genomic window of Cottoperca gobio unplaced genomic scaffold, fCotGob3.1 fCotGob3_158arrow_ctg1, whole genome shotgun sequence:
- the LOC115004644 gene encoding saxitoxin and tetrodotoxin-binding protein 1-like, whose translation MSVVKRVALLLLLLAAIITSEAVAPENCEGLKKLPTNDLHEISGDWVLVWSVSNKQIGWDLNMNLSSSHVEFRLLPDNNTVMFTERNLFSNNTCINYYINMSLEVQPDNHTLHTINTMEEKNGVTVPYNESGSLDFYETCPDCMMMVYKEPENRFLLNYRREGKHQDVEQMTAAHADHQRLAECLGFPLDKPFIYDGAADFCHKKSSPEVMATVKPEEVKTHKHPQAN comes from the exons ATGAGTGTTGTGAAGAGAgttgcactgctgctgctgctgctggcggCCATCATCACCAGCGAGGCGGTGGCTCCTGAAAACTGCGAGGGTCTGAAAAAGCTGCCGACAAATGACCTGCACGAG atttcCGGGGACTGGGTTCTGGTCTGGTCCGTCAGCAACAAACAAATCGGTTGGGATCTGAATATGAACCTCTCCAGCTCTCACGTGGAATTCCGCCTCCTCCCCGACAACAACACCGTCATGTTCACCGAGAGGAACCTGTTCTC TAACAACACGTGTATTAACTACTACATCAACATGTCCCTGGAAGTCCAGCCCGACAACCACACATTGCACACCATCAACACCA tggaggagaagaacgGAGTCACCGTGCCGTACAACGAGTCAGGTAGTCTGGATTTCTATGAGACCTGCCCTGACTGTATGATGATGGTCTACAAGGAACCAGAGAACAGATTCCTGCTTAACTACa ggagggaggggaagcaCCAGGATGTTGAGCAGATGACAGCGGCTCACGCCGATCACCAGCGACTGGCGGAGTGTCTGGGATTCCCTCTTGACAAACCTTTCATCTACGACGGAGCTGCAG ATTTTTGTCACAAGAAATCGTCTCCAGAGGTGATGGCAACTGTGAAACCCgaagaagtgaaaacacacaaacatccgcaagcaaattaa
- the LOC115004642 gene encoding cortexin-2-like yields the protein MADDLYSSTFSASDSDISSSSSSSSSTTASFLTLEQRAAFIFVLILFIFLGLLIVRCFRILLDPYRSMPSSTWTDYMEKDTFDYRIS from the coding sequence ATGGCCGACGACCTCTACAGCAGCACCTTCTCCGCGTCTGACTCGgacatctcctcctcctcgtcctcgtcctcctccacGACCGCCTCCTTCCTCACGCTCGAGCAGCGGGCGGCCTTCATCTTcgtcctcatcctcttcatcttcctaGGGCTGCTGATCGTCCGCTGTTTCCGGATCCTGCTGGACCCATACCGGAGCATGCCGTCCTCCACGTGGACGGACTACATGGAGAAGGACACCTTCGACTACCGGATTTCCTGA